The following proteins come from a genomic window of Tepidiforma thermophila:
- a CDS encoding MaoC family dehydratase: protein MATYDDISIGDSATFSKTITESDVYLFAGITGDLNPAHVDAVSAGRGMFKQRIAHGMLTGSFISTVLAMQLPGPGTIYVSQTLNFRAPVFFGDTLTARVEAIEKLEQRRWVKFKTTVTNQDGKTVVEGEAVVIPPSA from the coding sequence ATGGCGACCTACGACGATATCTCCATTGGCGACTCCGCAACCTTTTCCAAAACCATCACCGAATCCGACGTCTACCTCTTCGCGGGCATCACCGGCGACCTCAATCCCGCCCACGTCGATGCCGTCAGCGCCGGCCGCGGCATGTTCAAGCAGCGCATCGCGCACGGCATGCTCACCGGCTCGTTCATCTCCACCGTCCTCGCCATGCAGCTCCCCGGCCCGGGCACCATCTACGTCAGCCAGACCCTCAACTTCCGGGCGCCCGTCTTCTTCGGCGATACCCTCACGGCCCGCGTCGAAGCCATCGAAAAGCTCGAACAGCGCCGCTGGGTGAAGTTCAAGACCACCGTCACCAACCAGGACGGCAAAACCGTCGTCGAAGGCGAAGCCGTCGTTATCCCGCCTTCGGCCTGA
- a CDS encoding ABC transporter permease: MQKIILRRLVLSIPTLLIVSFLIFGILRLDPDAAVAARLGEGYTPEAAEQLKEELGLNNNIAFEYVKWVGNLLRGDWGTSMYSYEPVLSEVMPKVGVTLELALVAVFFAVVIGVPIGVISAIRQDSWIDYVLRGFSVLGLSVPGFVVATFVLAFLAIQFKWIPPTQYAAPWEDPVKNFQQFALAGLILSLATAASVMRYTRTMMLDVLRQDYIRTAWAKGLRERVIIMRHALKNVLLPVITVIGLTMATLVGGTVIFETLFTMNGVGRLLIRGVYERDYPLVQGITLLFALAVVLINLAVDISYSLLDPRARG, from the coding sequence ATGCAGAAGATCATCCTGCGGCGGCTGGTGCTGTCGATCCCGACGCTGCTGATCGTGTCGTTCCTGATCTTCGGGATTCTGCGGCTGGACCCGGACGCGGCGGTGGCGGCACGGCTCGGCGAGGGGTACACGCCGGAGGCAGCGGAGCAGCTGAAGGAGGAGCTCGGGCTGAACAACAACATTGCCTTTGAGTACGTGAAGTGGGTGGGGAACCTGCTGCGGGGAGACTGGGGCACCTCGATGTACAGCTACGAGCCGGTGCTTTCGGAAGTGATGCCGAAGGTCGGGGTGACGCTCGAGCTGGCGCTGGTGGCGGTGTTCTTTGCGGTGGTGATCGGGGTGCCGATCGGGGTGATTTCTGCGATCCGGCAGGACTCGTGGATTGACTACGTGCTGCGCGGGTTCTCGGTGCTGGGGCTTTCGGTGCCGGGCTTTGTGGTGGCGACGTTTGTGCTCGCGTTCCTGGCGATCCAGTTCAAGTGGATCCCACCGACGCAGTACGCGGCGCCATGGGAGGACCCGGTGAAGAATTTCCAGCAGTTCGCGCTTGCGGGGCTGATCCTGTCGCTGGCGACGGCGGCTTCGGTGATGCGATATACGCGGACGATGATGCTGGACGTGCTGCGGCAGGACTACATCCGCACGGCGTGGGCGAAAGGGCTGCGGGAGCGGGTGATTATCATGCGGCACGCGCTGAAGAACGTGCTGCTTCCGGTGATTACGGTCATCGGCCTGACGATGGCGACGCTGGTGGGCGGCACGGTGATTTTCGAAACGCTGTTCACGATGAACGGGGTGGGGCGGCTGCTCATCCGGGGTGTGTACGAACGGGACTATCCGCTGGTGCAGGGAATCACGCTGCTGTTCGCGCTTGCGGTGGTGCTGATCAACCTGGCTGTCGACATTTCGTATTCACTGCTCGATCCGCGGGCGCGGGGGTGA
- a CDS encoding cytochrome P450 produces the protein MVFFRPDRPGYGENPYPELERLRRAEPVHWSANLGAWVLTRYAECEQVLLDAETFSADPADEGGPAGERVAAHRAAMPLGDAPILGHEDGPDHARLRGVVNRAFGARAIAGRQRDIRAIVAELLGRAEPGRPFELMGGLARPLAAMTALQHFGLPPARWEGFHAAALAVMRARVEGLSDPAAPAGAEAAADYILEALDEAAPAPGEDGSTVASELARALDAGELSAAEAVMLLVHIGLAGNGPTAMALGHAVAALAAHPAAGEAMLRGDLAPGAVVEETLRWDSPTHAVPRFALADVQVGGRRVRAGQRLLVMIGAANRDPERFAEPDRFDPWRREDRHLSFGVGKHYCLGAPLARAELAIALEELVRRFGVPRVVEAVRGGTLLVRGFERLVIAPREPGELEG, from the coding sequence GTGGTGTTCTTTCGCCCGGACCGGCCGGGCTACGGTGAGAACCCGTACCCGGAGCTGGAGCGGCTTCGCCGGGCGGAGCCGGTGCACTGGAGCGCGAATCTCGGAGCGTGGGTGCTGACGCGGTACGCGGAGTGCGAGCAGGTGCTCCTCGATGCGGAGACGTTTTCGGCGGACCCGGCCGATGAAGGCGGGCCGGCGGGCGAGCGGGTGGCAGCGCACCGGGCTGCCATGCCGCTGGGCGATGCACCGATCCTCGGGCATGAGGATGGCCCGGACCACGCCCGGCTGCGCGGGGTGGTGAACCGCGCTTTCGGGGCGCGGGCGATCGCCGGGCGGCAACGGGACATCCGCGCGATCGTGGCGGAGCTCCTCGGGCGGGCGGAGCCGGGCAGGCCGTTCGAGCTGATGGGCGGGCTGGCGCGGCCGCTGGCGGCGATGACGGCGCTCCAGCACTTTGGGCTGCCGCCCGCGCGCTGGGAGGGATTTCACGCGGCGGCACTGGCGGTGATGCGGGCGCGGGTCGAGGGGCTTTCGGACCCGGCGGCGCCGGCGGGGGCTGAGGCGGCGGCTGACTACATCCTCGAGGCGCTGGACGAAGCCGCCCCGGCGCCGGGGGAGGACGGTTCCACGGTGGCGAGCGAGCTGGCGCGGGCGCTCGATGCCGGGGAGCTTTCGGCGGCGGAGGCGGTGATGCTGCTGGTGCACATCGGACTGGCAGGGAACGGGCCGACGGCGATGGCACTCGGCCACGCGGTTGCTGCGCTGGCTGCGCACCCGGCGGCCGGGGAGGCGATGCTGCGCGGCGACCTTGCGCCGGGTGCGGTGGTGGAGGAGACGCTGCGGTGGGACAGCCCGACGCACGCGGTGCCGCGGTTCGCGCTCGCCGATGTGCAGGTGGGCGGACGGCGGGTCCGCGCTGGCCAGCGGCTGCTGGTGATGATCGGGGCGGCGAACCGGGACCCGGAGCGGTTTGCGGAGCCGGACCGGTTCGATCCGTGGCGACGGGAGGACCGGCACCTGAGCTTCGGCGTGGGGAAGCACTACTGCCTGGGTGCGCCGCTGGCGCGCGCGGAGCTGGCGATTGCGCTCGAGGAGCTGGTCCGGCGGTTCGGCGTGCCGCGGGTGGTCGAGGCGGTACGGGGCGGGACGCTGCTGGTCCGCGGGTTCGAACGGCTGGTCATCGCGCCGCGGGAGCCCGGCGAACTGGAGGGCTGA
- a CDS encoding endonuclease/exonuclease/phosphatase family protein, with translation MAVRLRVATWNLRNIADRWAERKPLLLAAFRELAPDLCGLQEVAFGTERQDDALAAELGGHPRQFAAESPRFPGFGNAIIADCGEVLAHEVADLGFGRTAQRVLVALPGGLALWFGNTHLHHPPDAGAEREAQAGRLLAWLDAAPRADAEVLVGDFNAPPGEPAYRAMETGGFRSAYREVHGAEPAVTWPSGIVAEGMDTDGDPACLDYIWLRGRVTATRAWLHGTTPAPWDPTLYPSDHFAVAAEVAVG, from the coding sequence ATGGCTGTCCGGCTCCGGGTGGCGACGTGGAATCTGCGGAACATCGCTGACCGGTGGGCTGAGCGGAAGCCGCTGCTGCTGGCGGCATTCCGGGAGCTCGCGCCGGACCTGTGCGGTCTGCAGGAGGTGGCGTTCGGGACCGAGCGCCAGGACGACGCGCTGGCGGCCGAACTGGGCGGGCACCCGCGGCAGTTCGCTGCGGAAAGTCCGCGCTTTCCCGGGTTCGGGAACGCAATCATCGCAGACTGCGGCGAGGTGCTGGCCCACGAGGTCGCTGACCTGGGCTTCGGGCGGACGGCGCAGCGGGTGCTGGTGGCGCTGCCGGGCGGGCTGGCCCTGTGGTTCGGGAACACACACCTGCACCACCCGCCGGATGCAGGGGCTGAACGCGAAGCCCAGGCGGGGCGGCTGCTGGCGTGGCTGGACGCGGCGCCCCGGGCCGACGCGGAGGTTTTGGTCGGCGATTTCAATGCGCCGCCGGGGGAGCCGGCCTACCGGGCGATGGAGACGGGCGGCTTCCGTTCAGCGTACCGGGAGGTGCACGGGGCGGAGCCGGCGGTGACGTGGCCCTCGGGGATCGTGGCGGAAGGGATGGATACGGACGGGGACCCCGCATGCCTCGACTACATCTGGCTGCGCGGCCGGGTGACCGCGACCCGGGCGTGGCTCCACGGCACGACGCCGGCGCCATGGGACCCGACGCTCTACCCGAGCGACCATTTCGCGGTCGCGGCCGAGGTTGCGGTGGGCTGA
- a CDS encoding ABC transporter permease, which produces MADAAAQVVIAEPLSRPAPGAFGRTVGFFRTLMRTKPLGFISLIIILALGVLAAFPGAFATHEPADTRAGVRLQKYCLGPQDTFLCPTVVERSATFGDRNVPGKLSNPFGTDQLGRDNYSRIVYGARNAFYVGVGAVLISTALALFVGVTSGYFGGRYDAILQRLVDAVMALPVLVVLLAATTMLGGATFGKLIVLLGLLGGFSGSRVIRSAVISVRSAQFLEAARVLGATDARIMVRHVIPNIFGPLMVQATIGIGSIILAEAALSFLGFGVVNPDQPTWGQMLQISQQIASIRPDQLVWPGLFIALAVFSFNMLGDALRDLLDPRLRGARGSFS; this is translated from the coding sequence ATGGCTGATGCTGCTGCCCAGGTGGTGATTGCCGAGCCGCTGAGCCGACCGGCCCCGGGGGCGTTCGGGCGCACGGTCGGGTTCTTCCGCACGCTGATGCGGACGAAGCCGCTCGGCTTTATTTCGCTCATCATTATCCTGGCTCTCGGGGTGCTTGCGGCGTTCCCCGGGGCGTTCGCGACGCATGAGCCGGCGGACACGCGGGCCGGCGTACGCCTGCAGAAGTACTGTCTCGGTCCGCAGGACACGTTCCTGTGCCCGACGGTGGTGGAGAGGTCGGCGACGTTCGGCGACCGCAACGTGCCAGGTAAGCTTTCGAACCCGTTCGGGACAGACCAGCTCGGCCGGGACAACTACAGCCGGATCGTGTACGGGGCGCGGAATGCGTTTTACGTGGGCGTTGGGGCAGTCCTGATTTCGACGGCGCTGGCGCTGTTCGTCGGGGTGACCTCGGGCTATTTCGGCGGGCGGTACGATGCGATTCTGCAGCGCCTGGTGGATGCAGTGATGGCGCTGCCGGTGCTGGTGGTGTTGCTGGCGGCGACGACGATGCTGGGCGGGGCGACGTTCGGAAAGCTGATCGTGCTGCTGGGCCTGCTCGGCGGGTTCTCGGGGTCGCGGGTCATCCGGTCGGCGGTAATTTCGGTGCGGTCGGCGCAGTTCCTGGAGGCGGCACGGGTGCTGGGGGCGACGGATGCGCGGATTATGGTGCGGCACGTGATACCGAACATTTTCGGGCCGCTGATGGTGCAGGCGACGATCGGGATCGGGTCGATCATCCTGGCGGAGGCCGCGCTGAGCTTCCTTGGCTTCGGGGTGGTGAACCCGGACCAGCCGACGTGGGGGCAGATGCTGCAGATTTCGCAGCAGATTGCGAGCATCCGGCCGGACCAGCTGGTGTGGCCGGGGCTGTTCATCGCGCTGGCGGTATTCAGTTTCAACATGCTGGGCGATGCGCTGCGGGACCTGCTGGACCCGCGGCTGCGGGGCGCGCGCGGCAGCTTCAGCTGA
- the folK gene encoding 2-amino-4-hydroxy-6-hydroxymethyldihydropteridine diphosphokinase yields MTRVAIALGSNLGDRLGNLRAAVAALEEAGVAVVRRSFAWETPPVPADQPPFLNAAVLAETDLPPASLLAALKGIEHALGRRPGRRWGPRPIDLDILFYGDLRLETPDLTIPHPRIAERAFVLAPLAEILEDPLPVLGASALELLQTTGLQGARRLCAL; encoded by the coding sequence GTGACCCGCGTCGCTATCGCCCTCGGGTCCAACCTCGGCGACCGCCTCGGCAACCTCCGCGCCGCCGTCGCCGCCCTCGAAGAAGCCGGCGTGGCCGTCGTCCGTCGCTCATTCGCCTGGGAAACTCCCCCCGTGCCGGCCGACCAGCCGCCGTTCCTTAACGCCGCCGTCCTCGCCGAAACCGACCTCCCGCCCGCGTCCCTCCTCGCCGCGCTCAAAGGCATCGAACACGCCCTCGGCCGCCGCCCCGGCCGCCGCTGGGGCCCGCGCCCCATCGACCTCGACATCCTCTTCTACGGCGACCTGCGCCTCGAAACCCCCGACCTTACCATCCCCCACCCGCGCATTGCCGAGCGCGCCTTCGTGCTCGCGCCGCTTGCCGAAATTCTCGAAGACCCCCTGCCCGTCCTTGGCGCCTCCGCGCTCGAGCTGCTCCAAACGACCGGCCTCCAGGGCGCCCGCCGCCTCTGCGCCCTCTGA
- a CDS encoding response regulator transcription factor: MDWCRCCEEGSAGWELAWRPLRRYRRWLPTEPDREERVEVCEGCARWLAGLVIDARGGSGSRLFGQPGANGRHLVFDDQCAACCESPAERAYAVRWASGPAVRGELFLCTACARWLLGLARSGRTVRGMGERYLDGAYGAWPHPRLRGMRTWVRVREAGAAAVLAAATETMGLELCEAPGEADAVLVEATPAGQARALAASLGPAARKMVVLAAHGCRADVARALELGAAGWVTVPATPQQVTAALARLARGQAGGAWDPATLLPVAERPGGERPWLWMPVPGDDGWELAWLVRRFCRGYDTVTATEGGIAVVPVVPPACIGRVRERLREAVGGAAAIEVRRSGELPARRFEAAG, translated from the coding sequence ATGGACTGGTGCCGCTGCTGCGAGGAGGGGAGCGCCGGCTGGGAGCTGGCCTGGCGTCCGCTGCGGCGCTACCGGCGGTGGCTGCCGACGGAGCCGGACCGGGAGGAGCGGGTGGAGGTGTGTGAGGGGTGTGCCAGGTGGCTGGCAGGGCTCGTCATCGACGCGCGCGGCGGTAGCGGGAGCCGCCTGTTCGGCCAGCCCGGTGCGAACGGCCGCCACCTGGTGTTCGATGACCAATGTGCGGCCTGCTGCGAGTCACCGGCAGAGCGGGCGTATGCGGTGCGGTGGGCGAGCGGCCCGGCCGTGCGCGGGGAGCTGTTCCTCTGCACGGCCTGCGCGCGGTGGCTGCTGGGGCTGGCCCGCTCGGGGCGGACGGTGCGGGGGATGGGCGAGCGGTACCTCGATGGCGCGTACGGCGCGTGGCCGCACCCGCGGCTGCGGGGGATGCGGACCTGGGTGAGGGTGCGCGAAGCCGGGGCGGCGGCGGTGCTCGCGGCGGCGACGGAGACGATGGGGCTGGAGCTGTGCGAGGCGCCGGGCGAGGCCGATGCGGTGCTGGTGGAGGCGACGCCCGCAGGGCAGGCGCGGGCTCTGGCAGCCTCGCTCGGGCCGGCGGCGCGGAAGATGGTGGTGCTTGCGGCACACGGCTGCCGTGCGGATGTCGCGAGGGCGCTCGAGCTTGGCGCGGCGGGCTGGGTGACGGTCCCGGCGACGCCGCAACAGGTGACGGCGGCGCTGGCGCGGCTGGCGCGGGGCCAGGCAGGCGGTGCGTGGGACCCTGCCACGCTCCTGCCGGTCGCCGAGCGGCCAGGCGGCGAACGGCCGTGGCTGTGGATGCCGGTGCCGGGCGACGATGGGTGGGAGCTGGCGTGGCTGGTCCGGCGATTCTGCCGGGGCTACGACACGGTAACGGCGACCGAGGGAGGTATCGCGGTGGTGCCGGTGGTGCCGCCGGCGTGCATCGGGCGGGTGCGTGAACGGCTGCGGGAGGCGGTGGGCGGCGCGGCGGCCATCGAGGTGCGCCGCAGCGGGGAGCTGCCGGCGCGGCGGTTCGAGGCTGCGGGATAG
- a CDS encoding methylenetetrahydrofolate reductase has translation MRFLERLAAGRFAVALEITPPQRHLPKVLLRRARLLGDAADAVNVIQRPDRQSSLAASLELRAAGIDPVWHLAARGMSAAEVTAAAEAARAGGIEQVLCVAGDHAANGAPGVTVREAIGLVRAAMPGVTIGATLNQYARDPARARRNLLPKLLAGATYVQTQPTFDVGGLEAELAAVRPEAEGVAAVAMAMPLLTAEAGERIAHRLGLELPGRLRDILSAGDTEAAWAYFRETVARLVESPAVQGVAIMTFEMDPPPEMGERIVAALEAAGAR, from the coding sequence ATGCGGTTCCTCGAACGGCTGGCGGCGGGCCGGTTCGCTGTGGCGCTGGAGATCACGCCGCCGCAGCGTCACCTGCCGAAGGTGCTCCTGCGGCGGGCGCGGCTGCTGGGTGATGCGGCCGACGCAGTGAACGTGATCCAGCGGCCGGACCGGCAATCGAGCCTCGCGGCATCGCTCGAGCTGCGGGCAGCCGGGATCGACCCGGTATGGCACCTGGCGGCGCGGGGGATGTCGGCAGCAGAGGTGACGGCGGCGGCGGAGGCTGCCAGGGCCGGGGGCATCGAGCAGGTGCTTTGCGTGGCGGGGGACCATGCCGCGAATGGTGCGCCGGGGGTGACGGTGCGGGAGGCGATCGGGCTGGTGCGGGCAGCGATGCCGGGCGTAACCATCGGGGCGACGCTGAACCAGTACGCGCGCGACCCCGCACGGGCGCGGCGGAACCTGCTGCCCAAGCTGCTGGCGGGCGCCACGTACGTGCAGACGCAGCCGACCTTCGATGTGGGCGGGCTGGAGGCAGAGCTGGCTGCGGTGCGGCCAGAGGCTGAAGGGGTGGCCGCGGTGGCGATGGCGATGCCCCTCCTGACGGCGGAGGCGGGGGAGCGAATTGCGCACCGGCTGGGGCTGGAGCTGCCGGGGCGGCTGCGGGACATTCTTTCGGCGGGCGACACCGAGGCGGCGTGGGCGTATTTCCGGGAGACGGTGGCGCGGCTGGTGGAGTCGCCGGCGGTGCAGGGTGTGGCGATTATGACGTTCGAGATGGACCCCCCGCCGGAGATGGGCGAACGGATTGTGGCGGCGCTGGAAGCGGCCGGGGCGCGGTGA